From a region of the Candidatus Pantoea bituminis genome:
- a CDS encoding bile acid:sodium symporter family protein, which produces MGFLRIDPMMIKLIITVLLASFLPAKGGFVDFFEYLTTAAIALLFFMHGAKLSREKIIAGSSHWQLHLWIMCSTFVLFPVLGLLLVWWHPVNVGPEIYTGFLYLCILPATVQSAIAFTSMAGGNVAAAVCSASASSLLGVFISPLLVNLVMDVHSSAPTDGLEQIGKIMLQLLVPFVLGHLSRRWIAGWVEKHRSLIGKTDQTSILLVVYSAFSEAVVNGIWHRVGIDTLLWILAGCVLLLFFALLINYLASRLFGFSRADEIVVLFCGSKKSLANGVPMANILFPASAIGMIVLPLMIFHQVQLMVCSFIAGRYKKTNEKQLAQQVKATVVESQK; this is translated from the coding sequence ATGGGATTTTTACGCATCGACCCGATGATGATCAAACTCATCATCACCGTGCTGCTCGCCTCTTTCTTACCGGCAAAAGGAGGCTTTGTTGATTTCTTTGAATACCTGACCACCGCCGCAATCGCCCTGTTGTTCTTTATGCACGGCGCGAAACTCTCACGTGAAAAAATTATTGCGGGTAGCAGCCACTGGCAGCTTCACCTGTGGATCATGTGTAGCACTTTTGTGTTATTTCCTGTTCTCGGTTTACTGCTGGTGTGGTGGCATCCGGTCAATGTCGGTCCAGAAATTTATACCGGCTTCTTATATTTATGTATTCTGCCGGCAACAGTGCAGTCGGCCATCGCCTTTACTTCCATGGCGGGCGGCAACGTGGCTGCAGCGGTTTGCAGCGCATCAGCGTCCAGTTTACTGGGTGTCTTTATCTCCCCGCTGTTGGTGAATTTGGTGATGGATGTTCACAGCAGCGCGCCAACCGACGGTCTGGAACAGATTGGCAAAATCATGTTGCAGCTGCTGGTACCGTTCGTGTTAGGTCATCTGTCGCGTCGCTGGATTGCGGGTTGGGTCGAAAAACATCGTAGTTTGATTGGAAAAACTGACCAGACATCCATCTTGTTGGTCGTCTACTCCGCCTTCAGTGAAGCGGTTGTAAACGGCATTTGGCATCGCGTGGGTATTGATACGCTGCTGTGGATCCTTGCAGGTTGTGTGCTGCTGCTGTTCTTTGCACTGCTGATCAACTACTTAGCGTCACGCCTGTTTGGCTTCAGCCGTGCCGACGAAATTGTAGTGTTGTTCTGTGGTTCGAAAAAGAGCCTGGCGAACGGTGTGCCAATGGCCAATATTCTGTTCCCGGCCAGCGCAATAGGAATGATTGTGCTGCCGCTGATGATCTTCCATCAGGTGCAGTTAATGGTCTGCTCGTTTATCGCCGGACGTTATAAGAAAACCAATGAAAAGCAGCTGGCGCAGCAGGTTAAAGCGACGGTTGTTGAATCTCAGAAATAA
- a CDS encoding LysR family transcriptional regulator has protein sequence MNYTLRQLRTFVAVAHHGGFSQAGQAIGLSQSAVSHSIKELEAEIGVRLLDRTTREVKLTEAGHQLASRMERLLEEMNTTLLDIRSYGEQRSGTVRIAASQTISAHLMPQCLASSQENFPDIKVILHDRVQQWVLQSVRNAEVDFGIVIGPLNDADFSCLAILDEPFLLLCRNDDPLASVEQAQWAMLNQRVMVLQDYASGSRVLIDAALRTQGVDVEVVQEIGHPATLFPMVEAGIGISILPALALPLPAGRALTVRRLYPEINRSLTLIKRKNRSLTPAAEAIWQEVRQQATLLTQQRALKPAF, from the coding sequence ATGAATTACACATTACGTCAACTTCGCACCTTCGTCGCTGTTGCCCATCACGGCGGATTTAGTCAGGCGGGACAGGCGATCGGACTGAGCCAGTCTGCAGTGAGCCACAGCATTAAGGAATTAGAAGCAGAAATTGGTGTGCGTTTGCTGGACCGTACCACGCGTGAGGTTAAGTTGACTGAGGCGGGACACCAACTGGCTTCACGCATGGAGCGCTTGCTGGAAGAGATGAATACGACGCTGTTAGATATTCGCAGTTATGGCGAGCAACGTAGTGGAACTGTACGCATAGCCGCTAGCCAAACTATCTCCGCGCATTTGATGCCGCAATGCCTGGCATCGAGTCAGGAAAACTTTCCTGACATCAAAGTGATCCTTCATGACCGCGTGCAACAATGGGTTTTACAAAGTGTTCGTAATGCAGAAGTTGATTTCGGTATTGTTATTGGTCCGCTTAACGATGCGGATTTTAGCTGTCTGGCGATTCTTGATGAACCTTTCTTATTACTGTGCCGCAATGACGATCCACTTGCGAGTGTTGAACAAGCGCAGTGGGCGATGCTCAATCAGCGCGTAATGGTATTGCAGGATTATGCCTCGGGAAGTCGTGTGTTAATTGATGCAGCGCTGCGTACACAAGGTGTTGATGTCGAGGTAGTACAGGAGATTGGCCATCCCGCGACACTTTTCCCCATGGTAGAAGCAGGCATTGGCATTAGCATTTTGCCTGCACTTGCTTTGCCTTTACCCGCAGGACGTGCATTAACGGTACGACGCTTATATCCCGAGATTAATCGCAGCCTGACGCTCATTAAACGTAAAAACCGTTCGTTAACACCTGCGGCGGAAGCGATATGGCAAGAAGTGCGTCAGCAGGCCACGCTGCTGACGCAACAACGCGCGCTTAAGCCGGCGTTTTAA
- a CDS encoding FlxA-like family protein, which produces MSSISGILSSAVSTGSSGGGSVTSQISALNKQIQSVTKQIKELSDNQDLTDEQKSEMEQMYESQIAMLEAQIAQLEQKQAEQAQQQTDSAKQSSEIKADGVNRPTSSNQIDVYI; this is translated from the coding sequence ATGTCCTCAATATCTGGCATTTTAAGCAGTGCCGTTAGTACCGGCAGCAGTGGTGGTGGAAGTGTCACCTCTCAAATCTCAGCGTTGAACAAACAAATCCAAAGCGTCACCAAACAGATAAAAGAGTTATCTGACAATCAGGATCTTACTGACGAACAAAAATCTGAAATGGAGCAGATGTATGAGTCGCAAATTGCCATGTTGGAAGCGCAAATTGCACAGCTTGAGCAAAAACAGGCTGAACAAGCGCAGCAGCAAACCGACAGTGCAAAGCAAAGCAGTGAAATAAAGGCGGACGGTGTAAATCGCCCGACAAGCAGTAATCAGATAGATGTCTACATTTAA
- the gltX gene encoding glutamate--tRNA ligase has product MKIKTRFAPSPTGYLHVGGARTALYSWLFARHNQGEFVLRIEDTDLERSTPEAIEAIMDGMNWLSLDWNEGPYYQTKRFDRYNAVIDEMLEAGTAYKCYCSKERLEALRETQMANGEKPRYDGRCRDSHDHHAADEPCVVRFRNPQDGSVIFDDQIRGPIEFSNQELDDLIIRRTDGSPTYNFCVVVDDWDMGITHVIRGEDHINNTPRQINILKAIGAEVPVYAHVSMILGDDGKKLSKRHGAVGVMQYRDDGYLPEALLNYLVRLGWSHGDQEIFSIPEMKELFTLDAVSKSASAFNTEKLQWLNHHYINTLAPEYVATHLQWHIEEQKIDTRTGPELAKLVTLLGERCKTLKEMAATCRYFYEDFAEFDADAAKKHLRPVARQPLEVVRDKLAAISDWNAENVHQAIQDAADELEVGMGKVGMPLRVAVTGVGQSPGLDVTVEAIGRSRSVERIEKALAFIREREAQA; this is encoded by the coding sequence ATGAAAATCAAAACTCGCTTCGCGCCAAGCCCGACCGGCTATTTACATGTGGGCGGCGCTCGTACCGCACTCTATTCCTGGCTTTTTGCTCGTCATAACCAAGGCGAGTTTGTTCTGCGTATCGAAGATACCGATCTTGAGCGTTCAACGCCGGAAGCCATCGAAGCTATTATGGATGGTATGAACTGGCTGAGCCTCGACTGGAATGAAGGCCCCTATTATCAGACCAAACGTTTTGACCGCTACAACGCGGTAATTGATGAAATGCTGGAAGCGGGCACGGCCTATAAATGTTACTGCTCGAAAGAGCGTCTGGAAGCGCTGCGTGAAACGCAAATGGCGAACGGTGAAAAACCGCGTTACGACGGCCGCTGCCGCGACAGTCATGATCATCACGCTGCGGATGAACCTTGCGTAGTGCGTTTCCGCAATCCACAAGACGGCTCAGTGATCTTTGACGATCAGATTCGTGGACCGATTGAGTTCAGTAATCAGGAGCTGGACGACCTGATCATTCGTCGTACTGACGGATCACCGACTTATAACTTCTGTGTGGTGGTAGATGATTGGGATATGGGGATCACGCACGTTATTCGCGGTGAAGATCATATCAACAATACGCCACGCCAAATCAATATTCTGAAAGCGATTGGCGCAGAAGTACCTGTTTATGCGCACGTATCAATGATCCTGGGCGACGACGGTAAAAAACTGTCAAAACGTCACGGTGCTGTGGGTGTTATGCAATACCGCGATGATGGCTATCTGCCTGAAGCGCTGCTCAACTATCTGGTGCGCCTGGGATGGTCACATGGCGATCAGGAAATTTTCAGCATTCCAGAGATGAAAGAGCTGTTTACTCTGGATGCTGTTAGCAAATCAGCGAGCGCTTTCAATACGGAAAAGCTCCAGTGGCTGAATCACCATTATATTAATACGCTGGCGCCAGAATATGTGGCGACACATCTGCAATGGCATATTGAAGAGCAGAAAATTGATACGCGTACCGGCCCTGAACTGGCGAAACTGGTGACGCTGCTGGGTGAGCGTTGCAAGACGCTAAAAGAGATGGCGGCCACTTGCCGTTATTTCTATGAAGATTTCGCTGAGTTTGATGCTGATGCTGCCAAAAAACACCTGCGTCCGGTAGCGCGTCAGCCGCTGGAAGTGGTTCGCGATAAACTGGCTGCTATTAGCGACTGGAATGCTGAGAATGTCCATCAGGCGATTCAGGATGCCGCTGATGAACTGGAAGTAGGTATGGGCAAAGTAGGTATGCCGCTGCGTGTCGCTGTTACTGGCGTGGGCCAATCACCGGGTCTTGATGTGACCGTAGAAGCGATTGGTCGTAGTCGTAGCGTAGAGCGTATCGAAAAAGCACTGGCCTTTATTCGTGAGCGCGAGGCACAAGCCTAA
- a CDS encoding YfeC-like transcriptional regulator yields MKKEWLTPEELAVETGYSRQTVNKWIKRENWTTTPKPGVQGGKARLIHIDERVKSFIQSTRNLNEPAAIYGAQPNSLPALLISSVQQMTSIEQDMLAALILREGIKGVLQRLGISEE; encoded by the coding sequence GTGAAAAAGGAATGGCTAACCCCCGAAGAGCTTGCAGTTGAAACGGGTTACAGTCGGCAGACGGTGAATAAATGGATCAAGCGTGAGAACTGGACCACTACACCAAAGCCGGGTGTACAAGGCGGTAAGGCGCGATTGATTCATATTGATGAACGCGTTAAAAGCTTTATCCAGTCAACACGTAACCTGAATGAGCCCGCCGCCATTTATGGTGCTCAACCTAATTCATTACCTGCGTTATTAATAAGTTCTGTCCAGCAAATGACGTCAATTGAACAAGATATGTTAGCTGCATTGATTTTGCGGGAAGGAATAAAAGGCGTTTTGCAGCGTCTTGGAATTAGCGAAGAGTGA
- a CDS encoding formate/nitrite transporter family protein produces the protein MSLHTPKEIAQLAIQAGVVKSRASFSTLMLLGFMAGAFIATGFLLDLHVINSLPADWGSFGGFLGAAVFPVGLILTVLAGGELLTGNMMLLPMAWFARRISLASVLRNWLWVTLANFLGSVAVAWFFGHMLGMTEGDYLKKTVAIATAKANADFLHAFISGIGCNWLVCLAVWLAFASKDVVGKIFGMWFPVMAFVAIGFQHVVANMFIIPAAIFAGQMSWAEYFPNFIAVFLGNGVGGAIFVGLTYFLAFRPASEQASAAQ, from the coding sequence ATGTCGCTGCATACACCAAAAGAGATCGCTCAACTGGCGATTCAAGCCGGCGTGGTTAAAAGCCGTGCATCCTTCAGTACCTTAATGCTTTTAGGTTTCATGGCTGGGGCCTTCATCGCCACCGGTTTTCTACTTGATCTGCATGTTATTAACTCTTTACCCGCAGATTGGGGTTCGTTCGGCGGCTTTTTAGGCGCAGCCGTCTTCCCGGTAGGATTGATTCTGACGGTGTTGGCGGGCGGAGAACTGTTAACCGGCAACATGATGCTGCTGCCAATGGCGTGGTTCGCTCGCCGTATTAGCTTAGCCAGCGTACTGCGTAACTGGTTGTGGGTGACGCTGGCCAATTTCCTTGGCAGCGTTGCGGTTGCCTGGTTCTTTGGTCACATGCTTGGCATGACTGAGGGCGACTATTTAAAGAAAACCGTCGCCATCGCCACAGCGAAGGCCAATGCTGATTTTCTGCACGCCTTTATTTCTGGTATCGGTTGTAACTGGCTGGTGTGTCTTGCTGTCTGGTTGGCTTTTGCCAGCAAAGATGTTGTGGGCAAAATCTTTGGCATGTGGTTTCCGGTCATGGCATTTGTCGCCATCGGTTTCCAACACGTTGTCGCCAACATGTTTATCATTCCTGCGGCTATCTTTGCAGGACAGATGAGCTGGGCTGAATATTTCCCTAACTTTATTGCCGTGTTTTTGGGTAATGGCGTAGGGGGTGCAATTTTCGTTGGCCTCACTTATTTCCTTGCTTTCCGCCCTGCTAGCGAGCAAGCCAGCGCTGCTCAATAA
- a CDS encoding rhodanese homology domain-containing protein → MAEQTFPLRDAADIIQALRQQQEIALVDVRDEALYATGHPLFAVNLPLSKLELEWLDRIPRRDTAITLYDNGEGLAQAAAERVTRWGYSNITLLKDDLDGWEAAGGELFIDVNSPSKAFGELVEHHNQTPSLAAEDVNALLREKADVVVLDARRYDEYHTMSIPDGVSVPGGELVLRVRDLAPSPATTVIVNCAGRTRSIIGTQSLVNAGIRNPVFALRNGTIGWKLAGLSLDHAQTRRYGATSDTAQRQAAAQARRVADQAGVLRLDKSALARWQQEATTYLFDVRDGEEFSAGHLPGSRSVPGGQLIQETDHYASVRGARIVLLDDEGVRANMTASWLAQLGWQVAVLDGLTAQDFSQQGGWQPQVPSAPAAEFISPTQLSEWLAQNNTQVLDFTTRANHVKSHIPGAAWLLRSTLQQQGNSALPAADRYVLTCGSSLLAGYAVDHVAALTGKPVYVLEGGNAAWRNANLPTETGEQNLLSPAIDRYRRPYEGTDIEPAVMQAYLDWEYGLVAQLDRDGTHGFRVLKVQQEGVPA, encoded by the coding sequence ATGGCTGAACAGACTTTTCCCCTGCGCGATGCCGCAGACATTATCCAGGCACTGCGCCAACAGCAGGAAATTGCGTTAGTCGATGTGCGTGATGAAGCGCTTTATGCCACAGGTCATCCACTGTTTGCCGTCAATCTGCCGCTATCCAAACTGGAACTGGAATGGCTCGATCGGATCCCTCGTCGTGATACAGCCATCACACTTTATGACAATGGCGAAGGCTTAGCCCAGGCGGCGGCAGAACGTGTCACACGTTGGGGCTACAGCAATATTACGTTGCTAAAAGACGATCTTGACGGCTGGGAAGCTGCTGGTGGCGAGCTGTTTATTGATGTCAATTCACCGAGTAAAGCGTTTGGTGAGTTAGTTGAGCATCACAACCAGACGCCTTCGCTGGCGGCTGAAGATGTCAATGCGCTGCTGCGCGAAAAGGCTGATGTGGTGGTGCTGGATGCTCGCCGCTATGACGAATATCACACCATGAGTATTCCAGACGGTGTAAGCGTGCCGGGCGGGGAATTAGTGCTGCGCGTGCGAGATTTAGCCCCTTCACCCGCTACCACGGTGATTGTGAATTGCGCTGGCCGAACGCGCAGCATTATTGGAACGCAATCACTGGTGAATGCCGGGATTCGTAATCCGGTATTTGCGTTACGTAATGGCACCATTGGCTGGAAGCTTGCAGGATTATCGTTGGATCACGCTCAAACACGACGTTATGGCGCCACCAGCGATACTGCGCAACGTCAAGCAGCAGCTCAGGCGCGACGAGTAGCCGATCAGGCAGGCGTTTTACGTCTTGATAAATCCGCGCTGGCGCGCTGGCAGCAGGAGGCAACCACCTATCTGTTTGACGTGCGTGATGGCGAGGAGTTTTCTGCTGGTCACCTGCCCGGCAGTCGTTCAGTGCCTGGTGGGCAGCTAATTCAGGAGACCGATCATTACGCTAGCGTACGGGGCGCGCGGATTGTTCTGCTTGATGATGAAGGTGTTCGCGCCAATATGACGGCATCGTGGCTAGCGCAACTGGGCTGGCAAGTGGCCGTGCTGGATGGATTAACCGCACAAGACTTTAGCCAACAAGGCGGCTGGCAACCCCAGGTTCCATCCGCACCAGCGGCAGAATTTATCTCGCCTACGCAGCTTTCCGAATGGTTAGCGCAGAACAATACGCAGGTACTGGATTTCACTACCCGCGCTAATCACGTGAAAAGCCATATTCCTGGCGCCGCCTGGTTGCTTCGCTCGACGCTTCAGCAACAGGGAAACAGCGCACTGCCCGCTGCTGATCGTTATGTTTTAACCTGCGGCAGTAGCCTGCTAGCAGGATACGCAGTAGATCACGTCGCAGCGCTCACCGGTAAACCTGTTTATGTACTGGAAGGCGGAAACGCGGCATGGCGCAACGCCAATTTACCTACCGAAACGGGTGAGCAAAACCTGTTATCACCGGCAATTGATCGCTATCGTCGTCCTTATGAAGGCACCGATATCGAACCCGCCGTCATGCAGGCTTATTTAGACTGGGAATATGGTTTGGTTGCGCAGTTAGATCGTGATGGAACACACGGATTCCGCGTATTGAAAGTTCAGCAGGAAGGTGTGCCAGCGTAA
- a CDS encoding cysteine dioxygenase produces the protein MSELQHHRLRDFVAQLAALLDSQPQEAEILEKGSELLRPLLQQDDWLDETFTQPHSEHYQQYLLHADAQQRFSVVSFVWGPGQQTPIHDHRVWGLIGMLRGAEVSQSFCLTPHGLAEEGVPVRLEPGQVEAVSPRVGDIHRVSNAFDDRVSISIHVYGANIGAVKRAVYREDGSEKTFISGYSNRYLPNIWDLSHG, from the coding sequence GTGAGTGAATTACAACATCACCGCTTACGCGACTTTGTCGCACAGCTTGCTGCCCTGCTGGATAGCCAGCCGCAGGAGGCAGAAATTCTGGAAAAAGGCAGCGAGCTGTTGCGTCCGCTGCTGCAACAGGATGACTGGCTGGATGAAACCTTTACTCAACCCCATTCTGAACATTATCAGCAATATTTGCTGCATGCAGATGCGCAGCAGCGATTTTCAGTAGTGAGCTTTGTCTGGGGGCCAGGCCAGCAAACGCCGATTCACGATCATCGCGTTTGGGGCTTGATTGGCATGCTGCGTGGCGCAGAAGTTTCACAATCCTTTTGCCTTACGCCGCATGGTTTGGCGGAAGAAGGCGTACCGGTGAGACTTGAACCAGGCCAGGTTGAAGCCGTATCACCTCGCGTGGGTGACATTCATCGCGTGAGCAATGCATTCGACGATCGCGTTTCTATCAGCATTCACGTTTATGGCGCAAACATTGGTGCCGTGAAGCGAGCGGTCTATCGCGAAGATGGCAGCGAAAAAACGTTTATCTCCGGCTACAGCAACCGTTACTTACCTAATATTTGGGACCTTTCACATGGCTGA
- a CDS encoding ABC transporter substrate-binding protein, which produces MRRATLFAGLTLALSLNPLFAAEKVALRLGDVKGDRFAALKASGELDNLPYELKLTAFDSGAPVQEALNAGALDVGFTGDLPFLFVYAAGAPVKAVGAWQNNPDSIALLTRPDAGIKSLQDLKGKQIAVNRGGWGHYLILGLLERAGLKPSDVTLRFLSPVDGRAALTSGAVSAWAPWEPYIATSTQVDGTVRVPNGGGKGVMSGYSYALARKEALSNPEKRQAIADLLTRLAKAQVWAEKHPQQFAIVLGKTLNMPTRITQSWIADARIRPLVFDQSLIPTLQKSADFFHRYDVLPHVVNVSDAFDFSLSAGANQIAKHAAGDKS; this is translated from the coding sequence ATGCGACGGGCGACCCTTTTTGCTGGTTTAACGCTGGCACTGAGTCTGAATCCCCTGTTTGCAGCGGAAAAAGTGGCATTACGCTTAGGCGATGTAAAAGGCGATCGCTTCGCCGCGCTTAAAGCCTCTGGCGAGCTGGATAATCTTCCTTATGAATTGAAACTCACCGCCTTTGATTCTGGGGCGCCGGTGCAGGAAGCGCTGAATGCTGGCGCACTGGATGTTGGCTTTACCGGCGATTTACCGTTTTTGTTTGTTTATGCTGCGGGCGCGCCGGTAAAAGCGGTCGGCGCCTGGCAGAATAATCCCGACAGCATTGCGCTGCTGACCCGTCCTGATGCGGGTATCAAAAGCTTGCAGGATCTCAAAGGCAAGCAGATTGCGGTAAACCGTGGCGGATGGGGGCACTACTTGATCCTTGGTTTGCTGGAGCGCGCCGGACTTAAACCTTCGGACGTTACGCTGCGCTTTTTGAGCCCGGTTGACGGTCGTGCCGCGCTGACCTCCGGTGCAGTTTCGGCATGGGCGCCTTGGGAGCCCTATATTGCCACTTCAACCCAGGTTGATGGCACCGTTCGCGTACCCAATGGCGGCGGTAAAGGCGTGATGTCTGGCTATTCCTATGCGCTGGCGCGCAAAGAGGCGCTGAGCAATCCTGAAAAACGCCAGGCGATTGCGGACTTACTCACACGCCTGGCGAAAGCGCAGGTCTGGGCAGAAAAGCATCCGCAACAGTTTGCCATTGTGCTGGGCAAAACCTTGAATATGCCGACCCGCATCACGCAGAGTTGGATTGCCGATGCGCGCATTCGACCGCTGGTTTTTGATCAATCACTCATTCCTACGCTGCAAAAATCTGCTGATTTCTTCCATCGCTACGACGTGTTGCCACACGTGGTTAATGTCAGCGATGCGTTTGACTTCAGCCTGTCAGCGGGAGCCAATCAAATTGCCAAACACGCTGCAGGAGACAAATCGTGA
- a CDS encoding LLM class flavin-dependent oxidoreductase, translating to MSIQFLGMIGHRLASEIIPASGPLFDKNYIADFARAHEQAGFDRILVGYWSDQPDGFLVTAHAAANTSRIKFLLAHRPGFVSPTLAARKLATLDHLTDGRLAVHIISGGSDSEQRRDGDYLNKAERYARTDEFLSVLKQSLTSGEAYDHDGHFYQAEKAFSAIKPVQNHLPVYFGGSSDEAIDVASRHADVFALWGEPLAGAAETVRSVRAAAAKHHREIKFNISFRPILGSTEKEAWERAEHIHETARLQLAESGYTFGLPKPQSVGAQRLLNAANQGDRHDKVLWTGIAKLVSGGYNSTALVGTPDQVSDALLDYYRLGIDSVLIRGFDPLNDALEYGRELIPLTREKVAALGSERRSA from the coding sequence ATGAGCATTCAGTTTCTCGGTATGATTGGCCATCGCCTGGCTTCCGAAATCATTCCTGCCAGCGGACCGCTGTTCGATAAAAACTATATCGCCGATTTTGCCCGCGCTCATGAGCAGGCTGGATTCGATCGTATCCTGGTTGGATATTGGTCTGATCAACCCGATGGTTTCCTCGTCACCGCTCATGCGGCAGCTAATACGTCACGCATTAAATTTTTGCTCGCGCATCGCCCCGGCTTTGTCTCGCCCACGCTGGCAGCACGCAAGTTGGCAACGCTTGATCATCTGACTGATGGACGACTGGCGGTGCATATCATTAGCGGTGGCAGCGACAGTGAACAGCGTCGTGACGGTGATTACCTCAACAAAGCCGAACGCTATGCACGCACTGACGAATTTCTCAGTGTCCTGAAACAGAGCCTGACATCTGGTGAAGCTTACGATCACGACGGCCATTTCTATCAGGCTGAAAAGGCGTTTTCAGCCATCAAACCGGTGCAGAATCATCTTCCGGTTTACTTTGGTGGGTCCTCTGATGAAGCGATTGATGTCGCTTCACGCCATGCAGACGTCTTTGCTTTATGGGGCGAACCGCTGGCGGGTGCAGCCGAAACGGTTCGCAGCGTGCGCGCTGCTGCTGCAAAACATCATCGCGAGATTAAATTTAACATCTCGTTTCGACCGATACTGGGCAGCACGGAAAAAGAAGCCTGGGAGCGCGCCGAACATATCCATGAAACCGCGCGTCTGCAGCTGGCAGAAAGCGGCTATACCTTTGGCTTGCCGAAACCACAAAGCGTTGGCGCACAGCGTTTGCTGAATGCCGCTAATCAGGGCGATCGTCACGATAAAGTGTTGTGGACCGGCATCGCAAAACTGGTAAGCGGTGGCTACAACTCCACGGCGCTGGTCGGCACGCCAGATCAGGTTTCCGATGCTTTGCTGGATTACTATCGCCTTGGCATCGACAGCGTCTTAATTCGCGGCTTCGATCCGCTGAATGACGCATTGGAATATGGTCGTGAACTGATTCCGCTAACCCGCGAAAAAGTTGCCGCGTTGGGCAGCGAAAGAAGGAGCGCCTGA
- a CDS encoding Nramp family divalent metal transporter has protein sequence MFESRAAERAARGARKVKLALLGPAFIAAIGYIDPGNFATNIQAGAAYGYKLLWVVVWANIMAMLIQLMSAKLGIATGKNLAEHIRDRFPRPAVWFYWVQAEIIAMATDLAEFIGAALGFKLLLGISLMQGAVLTGIATFLILMLQSRGQKPLELVIGGLLLFVAAAYIVELFFSQPKVSELVMGMALPSLPTSDAVFLAAGVLGATIMPHVIYLHSALTQGDTRGTKGERYSSTKLDVAIAMTIAGFVNLAMMATAAAAFHFSGHSGIADLDQAYLTLQPLLGHAAATVFGLSLVAAGLSSTVVGTLAGQVVMQGFIRFHIPLWVRRTVTMLPSFIVIWAGWDPTRILVFSQVLLSFGIALALIPLLSFTGNREIMGDEMVNSRLMQNAGRLIVLLVVALNIYLLVGEVLGL, from the coding sequence ATGTTTGAAAGCCGTGCCGCCGAGCGAGCCGCTCGCGGAGCAAGAAAAGTAAAACTTGCATTGTTAGGGCCCGCTTTTATCGCCGCTATTGGCTATATCGATCCGGGTAACTTTGCGACCAATATTCAGGCTGGTGCTGCCTATGGCTACAAATTGCTGTGGGTGGTGGTCTGGGCCAACATCATGGCGATGTTGATCCAGTTAATGTCAGCCAAGCTGGGCATCGCCACAGGTAAAAACCTGGCGGAGCACATCCGAGATCGCTTTCCCCGGCCTGCAGTCTGGTTTTATTGGGTGCAGGCGGAAATCATCGCCATGGCCACCGATCTGGCTGAATTTATCGGGGCAGCACTCGGCTTCAAATTATTATTAGGCATCTCGCTGATGCAAGGCGCGGTGCTCACCGGTATCGCCACCTTCCTGATATTGATGCTACAAAGCCGTGGGCAAAAACCGCTTGAGCTGGTGATTGGTGGCTTGCTGCTGTTTGTTGCAGCGGCCTATATCGTTGAGCTGTTCTTCTCGCAGCCCAAAGTCAGCGAACTGGTAATGGGGATGGCGCTGCCATCATTACCGACTTCTGATGCGGTATTCCTTGCGGCTGGCGTATTAGGCGCAACCATCATGCCGCACGTTATCTATCTGCATTCAGCCTTAACCCAAGGTGACACGCGCGGCACTAAAGGCGAGCGATATTCCTCAACTAAGTTAGATGTGGCGATTGCCATGACGATTGCCGGCTTTGTGAATCTGGCCATGATGGCGACGGCCGCGGCGGCATTTCACTTCAGCGGCCACAGCGGAATCGCCGATCTCGATCAGGCTTATCTCACGCTGCAACCGTTATTGGGCCATGCCGCAGCCACCGTTTTTGGTTTGAGTCTGGTGGCTGCCGGTCTTTCATCAACCGTGGTGGGAACACTGGCGGGGCAGGTGGTGATGCAAGGCTTTATCCGCTTCCACATTCCGCTGTGGGTGCGTCGTACCGTGACGATGTTACCCTCATTTATTGTGATTTGGGCGGGCTGGGATCCCACGCGCATTCTGGTATTCAGCCAGGTGCTGCTGAGTTTTGGTATCGCGCTGGCGCTGATTCCGCTGCTGTCATTTACCGGTAATCGCGAAATTATGGGCGATGAGATGGTGAATTCACGTTTGATGCAGAACGCCGGACGTTTAATCGTACTGCTGGTGGTGGCGTTGAATATCTATCTTTTGGTCGGTGAAGTGTTAGGTCTGTAG